A single genomic interval of Stieleria maiorica harbors:
- a CDS encoding ATP-binding protein has product MSGPRSGSVDTESQTAELVGTLWVILIASLAVHMLSLFAARWWFADLRWAQTPFHSTIEMAGAIVAMGVAWMLLSLERLRAGTSYNTWIASALVGMGVLDALHGMVEQGQTFVWLHSLATLTGGVLFAMVWLPRDWQQHARSWPWIVLAISLTLGLGSIFLDERVPAMTESGLFTPLALQMNIVGGALMFSATARMVLTYRSTGNSDDLLFCLHCGLFGAAAIMFQQSKLWDLPWWGWHFLRLMAYGVALWFVVKTDARTAKALRRRAADQARVQAIKENADQLEQANAKLRREQHLINSLVNTIPDAVFFKDRQGRIIRANESMAKDAGFNCAEELIGKTDREIWSGDLYAKTAVDEQRIMETGQAMVNKEETPIREGGEPRWVLVTKMPLYDEEGQIMGVFGVARDITEIKLQEFERERQAQALAKAKEALERSNTDLQQFAYVASHDLQEPLRAVAGHCQLLEIALGDNASDRVKTFLHHAVDGAKRMQELINNLLDYSRVESRGREMVATDINDVVNDAMKNLAVAIDEHDAVIERGDLPVVNGDRDQLVQLFQNLIGNAIKFCGEETPEIQIDAVREKDDRETDRWLFSVSDNGIGLEREYQDRIFVIFQRLHARTQYPGTGLGLAIAKRIVERHRGRIWVDSQPGAGSTFYFTLPPA; this is encoded by the coding sequence ATGAGCGGTCCCCGTTCCGGCTCGGTCGATACAGAATCCCAAACGGCTGAACTGGTCGGGACCCTCTGGGTCATTCTGATCGCCAGTCTGGCCGTGCACATGTTGTCGCTGTTTGCGGCGCGGTGGTGGTTCGCGGACCTGCGGTGGGCCCAAACGCCGTTCCATTCGACCATTGAGATGGCCGGCGCAATCGTGGCGATGGGTGTGGCGTGGATGTTGCTGTCGTTGGAACGGCTGCGGGCGGGCACCAGCTACAACACGTGGATCGCATCGGCGCTGGTCGGCATGGGGGTCCTGGATGCGCTGCACGGGATGGTCGAGCAAGGCCAAACCTTTGTTTGGCTGCACTCACTGGCGACGCTGACCGGCGGAGTGTTGTTTGCGATGGTTTGGTTGCCCCGGGACTGGCAACAACACGCGCGGTCCTGGCCATGGATCGTCTTGGCGATTTCCCTGACGCTTGGGTTGGGGTCGATCTTTTTGGACGAACGGGTTCCCGCGATGACCGAGAGCGGGCTGTTCACTCCGTTGGCGTTGCAGATGAACATCGTGGGCGGAGCGTTGATGTTTTCCGCAACGGCCCGGATGGTTCTGACGTACCGGTCCACCGGCAATTCGGACGACTTGTTGTTCTGTCTGCACTGCGGGTTGTTCGGTGCTGCGGCGATCATGTTCCAGCAATCCAAGCTGTGGGATCTGCCGTGGTGGGGATGGCACTTTTTGCGATTGATGGCCTACGGCGTCGCGCTTTGGTTTGTGGTGAAGACGGACGCCCGCACGGCCAAGGCGTTGCGACGCCGGGCGGCCGATCAGGCGCGAGTGCAGGCGATCAAAGAGAACGCGGACCAGTTGGAACAGGCCAACGCGAAACTACGGCGCGAACAGCACCTGATCAATTCGCTGGTCAACACCATCCCCGACGCCGTGTTCTTCAAAGACCGGCAAGGACGTATCATTCGCGCCAACGAGTCGATGGCAAAGGACGCGGGCTTCAACTGCGCCGAGGAATTGATCGGCAAGACGGACCGGGAGATTTGGTCGGGGGACCTGTACGCCAAAACGGCCGTCGACGAACAGCGGATCATGGAGACCGGCCAGGCGATGGTCAACAAGGAGGAAACGCCGATCCGCGAGGGGGGAGAGCCGCGTTGGGTGCTGGTCACCAAAATGCCGCTGTACGATGAAGAAGGGCAGATCATGGGCGTGTTCGGCGTCGCCCGCGACATCACCGAAATCAAACTGCAAGAATTCGAGCGCGAGCGACAGGCCCAGGCGTTGGCCAAGGCGAAGGAGGCACTCGAACGCAGCAACACCGATCTGCAACAGTTCGCCTATGTCGCCTCGCACGACTTGCAGGAACCGCTTCGCGCCGTTGCCGGGCATTGCCAGCTGCTTGAAATCGCGTTGGGCGACAATGCCAGCGACCGCGTCAAAACGTTTCTGCACCATGCGGTCGACGGCGCAAAGCGGATGCAGGAACTGATCAACAACCTGCTGGATTACTCGCGCGTCGAATCGCGCGGCCGAGAGATGGTCGCCACCGACATCAACGATGTCGTCAATGACGCGATGAAAAACTTGGCCGTCGCCATCGACGAACACGACGCGGTGATCGAGCGGGGCGACTTGCCGGTCGTCAACGGCGATCGCGACCAGTTGGTTCAGCTGTTCCAAAATCTGATCGGCAACGCGATCAAGTTTTGCGGTGAGGAGACGCCAGAGATTCAGATCGATGCCGTCCGCGAAAAAGACGACCGGGAAACCGACCGCTGGCTGTTTTCCGTTTCCGACAACGGCATCGGGCTTGAACGAGAGTATCAAGACCGGATTTTCGTCATTTTTCAGCGGCTTCACGCGCGGACCCAGTATCCTGGGACCGGCTTGGGACTCGCCATCGCCAAACGCATCGTCGAACGACATCGCGGCAGGATTTGGGTCGATTCCCAACCCGGTGCAGGAAGCACCTTCTATTTCACTCTTCCACCGGCCTAA
- a CDS encoding glycerophosphodiester phosphodiesterase: MPLRLFILLNVLITLVTPLTGQNATHRIESFDASDGLPPGWSVVAGDWKTSEGKLQVRSMDSDSYITFGDPSWKNYQVEAEVTFIKVREPSRWISLLVRADEDGTTPWSQVPVRFDATRKNGVEFAVRTAPDQWSVRQVAAADAPCRLNQPRRLRVTVRETFVEAYLDDQKVLESHYCVDRRRGCVGLGASGCIASFDNVSVRLLPDDGDAVATPSGACETVAHRGFSAIAPENTLAAIDEAIRAGADGCEFDVYQCGDGTVVLMHDKTVDRTTDGTGRITELSLEQLRQLDAGSWKDKRFAGEPVPTLKQALERLRGTGCQPVIEVKMEGISRQVIDDVRALDMVDQVAVIAFSKTVVQEIRELEPKLTCAWLYGETIPGTPEQQADFLQSQARECNARILDLSYKILSPELVAELKTRRLGVWTWTVNEAAVMQALRRWGVDSITTDRPNLMTAESVGQ, from the coding sequence ATGCCATTGCGGCTTTTCATTCTGCTCAACGTCCTGATCACGCTGGTGACACCCTTGACCGGCCAAAACGCAACGCACCGTATCGAATCATTTGACGCAAGCGACGGTCTGCCGCCTGGCTGGTCGGTGGTCGCCGGGGACTGGAAAACGTCCGAGGGGAAACTGCAGGTCCGTTCGATGGATTCGGACAGCTACATCACCTTTGGCGATCCGTCATGGAAGAATTATCAGGTCGAAGCCGAGGTGACGTTCATCAAGGTGCGTGAACCGTCGCGTTGGATTTCATTGCTGGTGCGCGCTGACGAGGACGGTACGACGCCATGGTCTCAGGTTCCGGTCCGGTTTGACGCGACACGCAAGAACGGGGTGGAGTTTGCCGTTCGCACAGCGCCGGATCAGTGGAGCGTGCGTCAGGTGGCTGCCGCGGATGCACCGTGCCGGCTGAACCAACCGCGACGGTTGCGAGTGACGGTTCGGGAGACGTTTGTCGAAGCGTATCTGGACGACCAAAAGGTGCTCGAAAGCCATTATTGTGTCGACCGCCGGCGAGGATGTGTCGGGCTGGGCGCCAGTGGTTGCATCGCCAGTTTCGACAACGTTTCGGTTCGCTTGCTGCCCGACGACGGGGACGCGGTAGCGACGCCCAGTGGAGCGTGTGAGACCGTAGCCCATCGCGGCTTTTCCGCCATCGCGCCTGAAAACACCTTGGCTGCCATCGACGAAGCGATCCGTGCCGGTGCCGACGGCTGCGAATTCGATGTCTATCAGTGCGGTGACGGAACCGTGGTGTTGATGCACGACAAAACGGTCGACCGCACCACCGATGGCACGGGACGCATCACCGAACTGAGCTTGGAACAATTGCGGCAGCTGGATGCCGGATCCTGGAAAGACAAACGGTTTGCCGGAGAGCCCGTTCCGACGTTGAAACAGGCGCTTGAGCGGCTGCGTGGAACGGGCTGCCAGCCGGTCATCGAGGTTAAGATGGAAGGCATTTCCAGACAGGTGATCGACGATGTGCGTGCGTTGGACATGGTCGACCAAGTCGCGGTGATCGCGTTCAGCAAGACGGTGGTGCAAGAGATTCGTGAACTGGAACCGAAGCTCACCTGCGCGTGGCTTTACGGAGAGACGATCCCGGGCACGCCAGAGCAGCAAGCCGACTTTCTGCAGTCACAAGCCCGCGAGTGCAACGCGAGGATTTTGGATTTGAGCTACAAGATCCTCTCGCCGGAACTGGTCGCCGAACTGAAGACGCGCCGCCTGGGCGTCTGGACTTGGACCGTCAACGAAGCCGCCGTGATGCAAGCCTTGCGGCGCTGGGGCGTGGACAGCATCACGACCGATCGGCCGAACCTGATGACGGCGGAATCGGTCGGACAGTGA
- a CDS encoding RNA polymerase sigma factor — protein sequence MNVPADSDGPSADELLVAQIRDGDSAAWQSLIDRYEGRLLAYTRSRIRDSAAAEDIVQEAFVGFLISLPNYDGGRPLESYLFSICAYKLTDHLRREGRRPSLQLHGRSSSAGDFDLKGSARVASSIARSVERKRIEEQAIRDAMHEQIDRWKQSDNWIKLQAIELMIVRGWGNKHVAETLGLTEQQVANYKSDFQIRLKSIIKRAELDESVFPELAGE from the coding sequence ATGAATGTTCCCGCCGATTCCGACGGCCCCTCCGCCGACGAACTCCTGGTCGCCCAAATCCGCGACGGCGATTCCGCGGCCTGGCAATCCCTGATCGATCGCTACGAGGGGCGGTTGCTGGCGTACACCCGCAGCCGCATCCGTGATTCGGCCGCCGCCGAAGACATCGTCCAGGAAGCCTTCGTCGGGTTTCTGATCAGTCTGCCCAACTACGACGGCGGCCGGCCGCTGGAAAGTTATCTGTTTTCGATCTGCGCCTACAAACTGACCGATCACCTGCGACGCGAAGGCCGACGCCCCTCGCTGCAGCTGCACGGCCGGTCCAGTTCGGCCGGGGATTTTGATTTGAAGGGGAGTGCCCGCGTTGCCAGTTCGATCGCTCGCAGCGTCGAACGCAAACGCATCGAAGAGCAAGCGATCCGCGATGCCATGCACGAACAAATCGATCGCTGGAAACAAAGCGACAATTGGATCAAGCTGCAAGCGATCGAACTGATGATCGTCCGCGGTTGGGGCAACAAACACGTCGCCGAAACGCTGGGGCTGACCGAACAGCAAGTCGCCAACTACAAAAGCGACTTTCAAATCCGCTTGAAGTCGATCATCAAACGCGCCGAGCTTGATGAGAGCGTGTTTCCCGAGTTGGCAGGGGAGTGA
- a CDS encoding aldo/keto reductase, which produces MSSEFILAGEDKIPSVGLGLWKIDRESTAEIVYKAIEIGYRHIDAACDYGNEYEAGDGIRKAIDDGLVRREDLWITSKLWNTFHRAEVVPVALEKTLSDLELDYLDLYHIHFPISLAHVPIDKRYPPGWFYDPDAEHPQMKEDPVPILETWQAMIECQKSGLIRHLGVCNFGVSLIRDLMASSSVKPAVLQVELHPYLTQEKLLRFCAQHDIHVTGFSPLGAQSYFSIGMAEEGEGVIDRKETKAIAEQVGRTPAQVVLRWGLQRGTSIVPKTSRVERLKENLDLFDFELTDQQMNTLNALNQNRRFNDPGDFGEKAFHTFFPIYE; this is translated from the coding sequence ATGTCTAGCGAATTTATCCTTGCCGGCGAAGACAAGATCCCTTCGGTCGGCCTGGGCCTTTGGAAAATCGATCGCGAGTCGACCGCCGAGATCGTTTACAAAGCCATCGAAATCGGCTACCGCCATATCGATGCGGCCTGTGATTACGGCAACGAATACGAAGCGGGCGATGGGATTCGCAAGGCGATCGACGATGGCTTGGTCCGGCGCGAAGACCTTTGGATCACCAGCAAACTTTGGAACACCTTTCACCGCGCCGAAGTCGTTCCCGTCGCGCTCGAAAAGACGCTGTCGGATTTGGAACTGGACTACTTGGACCTGTACCACATCCACTTTCCGATCTCGTTGGCCCATGTGCCGATCGACAAACGGTACCCGCCGGGATGGTTCTATGATCCCGATGCGGAGCACCCGCAGATGAAAGAGGATCCGGTGCCGATTCTGGAAACCTGGCAAGCGATGATCGAGTGTCAGAAATCGGGCCTGATCCGCCACCTGGGCGTCTGCAACTTCGGCGTCTCCCTGATCCGCGACCTGATGGCATCCTCGTCGGTCAAACCAGCGGTGCTGCAGGTCGAACTGCACCCGTATTTGACTCAGGAAAAACTGCTCCGGTTCTGCGCCCAGCACGACATCCACGTGACCGGGTTTTCACCGCTGGGGGCTCAATCGTATTTTTCCATCGGCATGGCCGAAGAGGGCGAAGGCGTGATTGATCGCAAGGAAACCAAGGCGATCGCCGAGCAAGTGGGCAGGACTCCGGCGCAGGTCGTCTTGCGTTGGGGCCTTCAACGCGGAACGTCGATCGTCCCCAAAACCTCGCGCGTCGAGCGATTGAAAGAGAATCTGGATCTGTTCGATTTCGAATTGACCGACCAGCAGATGAACACACTCAACGCGCTCAACCAGAACCGGCGTTTCAACGATCCCGGTGACTTTGGCGAAAAGGCGTTTCATACCTTTTTCCCGATTTATGAATAA
- a CDS encoding patatin-like phospholipase family protein produces MDREQSVTRSLLMGLSNDGLENVLSAFQPRSFDAGATIIEIGEDGDELFLITAGKVRVWTGDGPAVAERTLGMMGAGDHFGESSVISGGPRTATVTAVTYVETLVLSGEDYRRLVKSYPQLLENLSRSLTKRLSMMNTAASSRAENKRGVHSLAVIVDHPSGWSLAEQLLGQLRCDQPLVQPLLVSDSELPFTPHDFDRDAVTVSVPDLGCTIAGRSKQALAVAIASGTQATAAAVRESNRVVFAVDAHRGLSDHAQSLLKSIPPHRRPIVALMFDSETRPRPMMDYPDLLAVRCEYRGQDRGAEFVAPSVIRLYRSLIGKRIGLALGGGGARGIAHIGVLEILQQHHVVFDSIAGTSAGAIVASAFGAGFSPWEIGDFFRKEMIPPRFLAARAATRRMFLLHSFRGGRFETKLRRYLDQMTFAQADLPLAITTLDLISGEQQIRRSGDLVQSVLQSINHPVFGRPIIHEGQMLVDGGVLMNVPASVLRSEGCDHVVSIDVGSTITTDFAKDRKGRLRPPSYLSTLLRTMDISRRHSSALHREESDLIIIPQTSAFRIEDFHAVDPLIEAGRRAGEKAVENVKRVIENLQPTDGVA; encoded by the coding sequence ATGGATCGCGAACAATCGGTAACCCGGTCGCTGTTGATGGGACTCAGCAACGACGGGCTGGAAAACGTGCTGTCGGCGTTTCAGCCACGCTCGTTCGACGCCGGCGCGACGATCATCGAAATCGGCGAGGACGGCGACGAGTTGTTCTTGATCACGGCCGGTAAGGTGCGCGTCTGGACGGGCGACGGTCCGGCGGTTGCCGAACGCACGTTGGGCATGATGGGGGCGGGCGACCATTTCGGTGAATCCTCGGTGATCTCCGGCGGCCCGCGGACCGCCACCGTCACCGCGGTCACCTACGTCGAAACCCTGGTGCTGAGCGGCGAAGACTACCGCCGTCTGGTGAAAAGCTATCCGCAACTGCTGGAAAACCTCAGCCGTTCGTTGACCAAGCGGTTGTCGATGATGAACACCGCGGCATCGTCGCGGGCAGAAAACAAACGCGGCGTGCATTCCCTGGCAGTCATCGTCGATCATCCCAGCGGCTGGTCGCTGGCCGAACAATTGCTCGGCCAACTGCGATGCGATCAACCGCTGGTTCAACCGCTGTTGGTCAGCGACAGCGAGTTGCCGTTTACGCCGCATGACTTTGATCGCGACGCCGTCACGGTCTCGGTCCCCGACTTGGGGTGCACGATCGCCGGACGCAGCAAACAGGCCTTGGCGGTGGCCATCGCCAGCGGGACCCAAGCAACTGCCGCGGCCGTGCGAGAGTCCAATCGCGTCGTGTTTGCCGTTGATGCGCACCGCGGCCTTTCCGACCACGCGCAAAGCCTGTTGAAATCCATCCCGCCGCATCGCCGACCGATCGTCGCGCTGATGTTCGATTCGGAAACGCGACCACGGCCGATGATGGATTATCCCGACTTGCTGGCAGTGCGTTGTGAATACCGCGGGCAAGATCGTGGCGCAGAATTCGTCGCCCCGTCCGTCATTCGTCTGTATCGATCGCTGATCGGCAAACGGATCGGGCTCGCGCTCGGCGGCGGCGGGGCGCGTGGGATCGCTCACATCGGCGTGTTGGAGATTCTGCAGCAACACCACGTCGTGTTCGATTCGATCGCCGGCACCAGCGCCGGTGCGATCGTCGCTTCGGCGTTCGGTGCTGGGTTCAGCCCTTGGGAGATCGGCGATTTTTTCCGCAAGGAGATGATTCCGCCGCGATTCCTGGCCGCCCGCGCCGCGACCCGACGGATGTTCCTGCTGCACAGTTTTCGCGGCGGTCGTTTCGAAACCAAGCTGCGGCGGTATCTGGATCAGATGACGTTCGCGCAAGCCGACTTGCCGCTGGCGATCACCACGTTGGACTTAATCAGCGGCGAACAGCAAATCCGCCGGTCCGGAGATTTGGTTCAGTCGGTGCTGCAGAGTATCAATCACCCCGTGTTCGGGCGGCCGATCATTCACGAAGGTCAAATGCTGGTCGACGGCGGAGTGTTGATGAATGTGCCCGCTTCGGTGCTCCGCAGCGAAGGGTGCGACCATGTCGTTTCGATCGACGTCGGGTCGACGATCACGACCGATTTTGCAAAAGACCGCAAAGGCAGGTTGCGTCCTCCCAGCTATCTTTCGACGTTACTTCGCACGATGGACATCTCGCGTCGACATTCCAGCGCCCTGCATCGCGAAGAAAGCGACCTGATCATCATCCCTCAGACGAGCGCGTTTCGGATCGAAGATTTCCACGCCGTCGATCCGCTGATCGAAGCGGGACGGCGGGCCGGTGAAAAAGCGGTCGAAAACGTCAAACGTGTCATCGAAAACCTCCAACCGACCGACGGTGTTGCATGA
- a CDS encoding alpha/beta hydrolase, which yields MRHSGLFGGLAIWLVLSSTAGAEVAITPDVVYGHKSGLAMTMDVFTPTDNANGAGILFMVSGGWYSTWQPPEQQQQRFKPLTDEGFTVFAVRHGSSPKFSIPEAIADVRRSVRFVRANADRFKIDPERLGVYGYSAGGHLSLMLGTASDAGDANAKDPLDRVSDRVAAVVAFVAPTDLRIMVKDAPDRLEAYARFPALDLDLENAQTASPLVHVTPDDPPTLLIAGDQDDLVPIQHSRNIHAAFEKADVTSRLIEVAGAGHGFQGEDARRSTQSMVDWFVMQLAP from the coding sequence ATGCGACATTCAGGGTTGTTTGGTGGGCTGGCGATTTGGCTGGTCTTGAGTTCAACGGCTGGCGCCGAAGTGGCGATCACGCCGGACGTGGTTTACGGCCACAAGTCGGGGTTGGCGATGACCATGGATGTGTTCACACCGACCGACAATGCTAATGGGGCGGGGATCCTGTTCATGGTCAGCGGCGGATGGTATTCCACTTGGCAGCCGCCGGAGCAACAGCAGCAACGGTTCAAGCCGCTCACGGACGAGGGCTTCACGGTGTTTGCCGTTCGTCACGGCAGCAGCCCCAAGTTTTCGATTCCCGAAGCGATCGCGGACGTGCGCCGGAGCGTTCGATTCGTCCGCGCGAACGCGGATCGGTTCAAGATCGATCCGGAACGATTGGGTGTCTATGGCTACAGTGCCGGGGGGCACCTTTCGTTGATGCTGGGGACGGCGTCCGATGCGGGAGATGCGAATGCCAAGGACCCGCTGGACCGGGTTTCCGATCGTGTCGCTGCCGTCGTCGCCTTCGTCGCGCCGACCGATTTGCGGATCATGGTCAAGGATGCGCCGGATCGTCTGGAAGCTTACGCGCGGTTCCCCGCCTTGGACCTGGACCTCGAAAATGCCCAGACCGCTTCGCCGCTGGTGCATGTCACCCCCGATGATCCGCCGACGCTGTTGATCGCCGGCGACCAAGACGACTTGGTCCCGATCCAGCACAGCCGCAACATCCATGCCGCGTTTGAAAAAGCCGACGTCACCAGCCGCTTGATCGAAGTGGCCGGCGCGGGGCATGGGTTTCAAGGCGAGGATGCACGGCGGTCGACCCAATCGATGGTGGACTGGTTTGTGATGCAGTTGGCACCGTAG
- the sufU gene encoding Fe-S cluster assembly sulfur transfer protein SufU: MPNEQDIYEEHVLDHYEDPYHRGELATATHADEGKNPLCGDVIQVMLRLDRDGKIEEAWFDGEGCVISQASASMLIEAIEGKTVEEAKEFTANEMLDLFGPQLTPNRQKCCLLSWRVLQSALHAPIDDSADDDDAGPSFGGPSLSEES, from the coding sequence ATGCCCAACGAACAAGACATTTACGAAGAACACGTCTTGGATCACTACGAGGATCCCTACCACCGTGGTGAGCTGGCCACGGCCACCCATGCGGACGAGGGCAAGAATCCGCTGTGTGGGGATGTGATCCAGGTGATGCTGCGTTTGGATCGCGACGGCAAGATCGAAGAGGCATGGTTTGACGGAGAGGGCTGCGTGATCAGCCAAGCTTCGGCGTCGATGCTGATCGAGGCGATCGAGGGCAAGACGGTCGAGGAGGCGAAGGAGTTTACCGCCAACGAGATGTTGGATCTGTTCGGACCCCAACTGACGCCCAACCGCCAAAAATGCTGCTTGTTGTCCTGGCGGGTGTTGCAATCGGCGTTACACGCTCCGATCGATGATTCCGCCGATGACGACGACGCCGGGCCCAGCTTCGGCGGTCCCAGCTTGAGTGAAGAGAGCTAA
- a CDS encoding response regulator, translating to MSESELDGFFDEKRKIEVLLVEDSPSDAMLTIEALREGCVTESLHHVEDGVEALDFLRRLGKYAGAPRPDVVLLDLNMPRKNGHEVLREIRADDALQFLPVIMLTTSDDEHDVLKAYGENVNCYITKPVDLNAFVRAMRSLGDFWLKWVTPPPPTA from the coding sequence ATGTCCGAATCTGAACTGGATGGTTTTTTTGACGAGAAACGAAAGATCGAAGTCTTGTTGGTCGAGGACAGTCCCAGTGACGCGATGCTGACCATCGAAGCGCTTCGTGAAGGTTGCGTGACCGAATCGTTACATCACGTGGAAGATGGCGTCGAAGCGTTGGATTTTCTTCGACGATTGGGCAAGTACGCCGGTGCCCCACGACCCGACGTCGTCTTGTTGGACTTGAACATGCCGCGTAAAAATGGCCACGAAGTCCTTCGGGAGATTCGCGCCGATGACGCGTTGCAGTTTCTGCCGGTCATCATGCTCACGACCTCCGATGATGAGCATGACGTGCTGAAAGCCTATGGCGAAAACGTCAACTGCTACATCACCAAGCCGGTCGATCTGAACGCGTTCGTTCGAGCCATGCGATCCCTCGGAGACTTTTGGCTCAAATGGGTCACCCCCCCGCCTCCCACGGCATAA
- a CDS encoding aminotransferase class V-fold PLP-dependent enzyme, with translation MSLDPLQIRPDFPILQRKSASGAPLAFLDNAASAQRPQVVIDAISDCYQRYYANVHRGIHTLSEESTAAYEAARETTREFIGARSHAEVVFAAGTTAAINTVAHSWGGENLAADDVVLLTIAEHHANIVPWHQLAERIGCRVEFLPLRDDFTIDDAVVQAKLDSLRPKLFSFASCSNVLGTNFPVAKWTGMAHAAGATVLVDAAQGAPHQAIDVQHWDADFVVFSGHKLCGPTGIGVLYGKETLLDAMPPFLGGGGMIDRVTTTGFSPTGLPEKFEAGTPPITEAIGLAAAMRYLQSVGMDNIQAHEHVLCQAADAALREIEGVEILGPTPDRKAGIVSFTVDGIHAHDIAQWLDTRGVAVRAGHHCAMPLHESVGKTASTRASFYLYNTLEEVDRLVQAVKEARDKFMRGGRRRRRRSPSPA, from the coding sequence ATGTCGCTAGATCCCCTACAAATCCGTCCCGACTTTCCGATCCTCCAGCGCAAGTCCGCCAGCGGAGCTCCGTTGGCGTTTCTGGACAATGCGGCCAGCGCCCAACGGCCGCAAGTCGTCATCGATGCGATCAGCGACTGTTACCAGCGTTATTACGCCAACGTGCATCGCGGCATCCACACGCTGAGCGAAGAGTCGACGGCGGCCTACGAAGCGGCTCGCGAAACGACGCGAGAATTCATCGGGGCGCGGTCGCATGCGGAAGTCGTGTTCGCGGCGGGGACGACCGCCGCGATCAACACGGTCGCCCACTCCTGGGGCGGCGAAAACTTGGCCGCCGACGATGTTGTGCTTTTGACGATCGCAGAGCACCACGCCAACATCGTTCCCTGGCACCAATTGGCCGAGCGGATCGGTTGCCGCGTCGAATTCCTTCCGCTCCGTGATGACTTCACGATCGATGATGCGGTGGTTCAAGCGAAACTTGATTCGCTGCGTCCCAAACTGTTTTCCTTTGCTTCCTGCAGCAACGTCCTGGGAACCAATTTTCCCGTGGCCAAGTGGACCGGCATGGCGCACGCCGCCGGAGCGACGGTGCTGGTCGACGCGGCACAGGGGGCGCCCCATCAAGCGATCGATGTCCAGCATTGGGACGCCGACTTCGTCGTCTTCAGCGGTCACAAACTCTGCGGACCCACCGGGATCGGTGTGCTGTACGGCAAAGAAACGTTGTTGGACGCGATGCCGCCGTTCTTGGGCGGCGGCGGGATGATCGATCGGGTCACGACCACAGGGTTCAGCCCGACGGGTTTGCCGGAAAAGTTCGAGGCCGGGACACCGCCGATCACCGAGGCGATCGGGCTGGCCGCGGCGATGCGTTACTTGCAATCGGTCGGGATGGACAACATCCAAGCCCACGAACACGTGCTCTGCCAGGCCGCCGACGCGGCGCTGCGAGAGATCGAGGGCGTCGAGATCCTTGGCCCCACACCGGACAGAAAAGCCGGCATCGTCAGCTTCACCGTCGACGGCATTCATGCCCACGACATCGCTCAGTGGTTGGATACCCGCGGGGTTGCGGTTCGTGCCGGCCACCATTGTGCGATGCCGTTGCATGAATCGGTCGGCAAGACCGCGTCGACCCGCGCCAGTTTTTATCTGTACAACACGCTCGAGGAAGTGGACCGATTGGTCCAGGCCGTCAAGGAAGCACGCGATAAGTTCATGCGTGGCGGCCGTCGCCGACGCCGACGAAGCCCTTCGCCGGCGTAA